The following are encoded together in the Streptomyces flavofungini genome:
- a CDS encoding 3'-5' exonuclease: MGWHQELLIGFDLETTGTDPLAARIVTGAVIEVRAGQELGRREWLADPGVPIPRDAVAVHGITDEKAAAEGRPGAEVADAIAAVLVSYWQTGVPVVAYNAAFDLTLLAAELRRHKLPSLRDRLGGAEPAPVVDPYTIDRSVDRYRRGKRNLEAVCTEYGIVLESAHDASADALAAARLAHAIAARHTKVADLGVAELHRRQVQWYAEWAADFQDFLRRKGDAAAVVDGTWPLREDIALRAGSTP; the protein is encoded by the coding sequence ATGGGCTGGCACCAGGAGCTGCTGATCGGCTTCGACCTGGAGACGACGGGCACGGACCCGCTGGCGGCGCGCATCGTCACGGGGGCCGTGATCGAGGTCAGGGCCGGGCAGGAGCTGGGCCGCCGCGAGTGGCTCGCGGACCCGGGCGTGCCGATCCCGCGGGACGCGGTGGCCGTGCACGGGATCACCGACGAGAAGGCCGCCGCCGAGGGGCGGCCCGGCGCGGAGGTCGCCGACGCGATAGCCGCCGTCCTGGTGTCGTACTGGCAGACGGGCGTCCCCGTCGTCGCCTACAACGCCGCGTTCGACCTGACCCTGCTCGCCGCCGAGCTGCGGCGGCACAAGCTCCCCTCCCTGCGGGACCGGCTCGGCGGCGCGGAGCCCGCGCCCGTCGTCGATCCGTACACCATCGACCGCTCCGTCGACCGCTACCGCCGCGGCAAGCGCAACCTCGAAGCGGTCTGCACCGAGTACGGCATCGTCCTGGAATCCGCCCACGACGCCTCCGCCGACGCCCTCGCCGCCGCGCGCCTCGCCCACGCGATCGCCGCCCGCCACACCAAGGTCGCCGACCTCGGCGTGGCCGAACTCCACCGCCGACAGGTGCAGTGGTACGCCGAGTGGGCGGCCGACTTCCAGGACTTCCTGCGCCGCAAGGGGGACGCTGCCGCTGTGGTGGACGGCACGTGGCCGCTGCGCGAGGACATCGCCCTGCGCGCGGGCTCGACCCCTTAG
- a CDS encoding copper amine oxidase, whose product MDASHGNRLSRARRRAGTALAVSALIGAGLAAAGPAGPAAAAPKAPPAAAADCSAAYKIEQTVDGGTTWRMCWHYNTYSGLILDKISYQPKGEPKPIPVLTSARLAQIHVPYDDGDAEFQDVTDTDFGQALQALKPGECPGGTIKTVKVPDRGNVKGLCTTTRARGHAYRLTHDQSTGGNGKVYTGQGKDLLVYTVNKASWYEYITEWRFSSDGTITSNVGATGSLSPYDFDGGDGRGWPIGKGDQAKAESHSHNVFWRLNFGLDGSPKAKVEQYDSKVTPSTGGGSPTTKTTRTPVTKELAGDRKVMRWWRVVSATGKNKDKHPRSYEIVPGASNKHIGRPYTKHDVYFTEYKKCEQYASANIGCPNGYPKSVDKWSNGETLKHPITWVNIGFHHIARDEDQQPMPVHWQGFALAPRDVTAMNPLTPQDLADHNGRIPVGN is encoded by the coding sequence ATGGACGCCTCTCACGGCAACAGACTTTCGCGCGCCCGCAGAAGGGCCGGAACGGCCCTCGCGGTCTCCGCGCTGATCGGGGCCGGCCTCGCCGCCGCGGGCCCCGCGGGACCGGCCGCCGCCGCCCCCAAGGCCCCGCCCGCCGCCGCTGCCGACTGCAGCGCCGCCTACAAGATCGAGCAGACCGTCGACGGCGGCACGACCTGGCGGATGTGCTGGCACTACAACACCTACTCCGGGCTGATCCTCGACAAGATCAGCTACCAGCCCAAGGGCGAGCCCAAGCCCATCCCGGTCCTCACCAGCGCACGCCTCGCCCAGATCCACGTGCCCTACGACGACGGCGACGCCGAGTTCCAGGACGTCACCGACACCGACTTCGGCCAGGCCCTGCAGGCACTCAAGCCCGGTGAGTGCCCCGGCGGCACCATCAAGACCGTGAAGGTGCCCGACCGGGGCAACGTCAAGGGCCTGTGCACCACCACGCGCGCGCGTGGGCACGCGTACCGCCTCACCCACGACCAGTCCACCGGCGGCAACGGCAAGGTCTACACCGGCCAGGGCAAGGACCTGCTCGTCTACACCGTCAACAAGGCCTCCTGGTACGAGTACATCACCGAGTGGCGCTTCTCCTCGGACGGCACCATCACCTCCAACGTGGGCGCGACCGGCAGCCTCTCGCCGTACGACTTCGACGGCGGCGACGGCCGCGGCTGGCCCATCGGCAAGGGCGACCAGGCCAAGGCCGAGAGCCACTCGCACAACGTCTTCTGGCGCCTGAACTTCGGCCTCGACGGCTCCCCGAAGGCCAAGGTCGAGCAGTACGACTCCAAGGTCACCCCGTCGACCGGCGGCGGCAGCCCGACCACGAAGACGACCCGCACGCCCGTCACCAAGGAACTCGCCGGCGACCGCAAGGTCATGCGCTGGTGGCGCGTGGTCAGCGCCACGGGCAAGAACAAGGACAAGCACCCGCGTTCGTACGAGATCGTCCCCGGGGCCAGCAACAAGCACATCGGACGGCCCTACACCAAGCACGACGTGTACTTCACCGAGTACAAGAAGTGCGAGCAGTACGCGAGCGCCAACATCGGCTGCCCGAACGGCTACCCCAAGAGCGTCGACAAGTGGTCGAACGGCGAGACCCTGAAGCACCCCATCACCTGGGTCAACATCGGCTTCCACCACATCGCGCGGGACGAGGACCAGCAGCCCATGCCGGTCCACTGGCAGGGCTTCGCCCTTGCTCCGCGCGACGTCACGGCCATGAACCCGCTCACCCCGCAGGACCTCGCCGACCACAACGGACGGATCCCGGTCGGCAATTGA
- a CDS encoding MFS transporter has product MAENAHGSRGRTYRGPDTGGARAAGAREGDVRAAGVRGGGVRDGGARDARGRGAAVRTTGVRADERPGTGARAEGLRDGGVRGGGGRDGAARGGGGCGGRARNGRVRDGRASGAVRKAGARGTLDAYRQVVALTGAALPVVSFLGRLPVAVIQFGSVLLVSRTSGSIATGGAVACALALGQVGAGPFVGRLADRRGQRPVVLAFAVLNALCVAAYTLGALLGPPTPALLLLGVLAGASVPGIGPLARARVVRLVRDEGGDARLVGTALSLESTMDELSFVLGPALVGLAALAGHPAYAFAAAALLVAVCGTAFALHPTARAARPEERTAPRARARGGRLPREVYVVRTGLAFLGVLLGACGAGITALTEELDAAGQAGLVYAAMGVMSAVVGLAMAAVPDRFGLHARWRVATAAAALLALPLVWTHSMPGLYAVVTVFGAVYAPNLITGFALTERAVPQARLAEGMTFAASAFVGGQAVTLAVAGRLAETHGADAAFALGSAAAAVAFGVALLARPGR; this is encoded by the coding sequence ATGGCTGAGAACGCACATGGCTCCCGGGGGCGGACGTACAGGGGGCCGGACACGGGCGGAGCGCGGGCGGCGGGCGCCCGGGAGGGCGACGTCCGTGCGGCTGGTGTGCGGGGCGGCGGCGTGCGCGATGGCGGTGCGCGGGATGCCCGGGGGCGTGGGGCCGCCGTGCGGACGACCGGGGTGCGAGCCGACGAGCGGCCGGGCACGGGTGCGCGGGCGGAGGGCCTGCGGGACGGTGGCGTGCGGGGTGGCGGTGGCCGCGACGGTGCTGCGCGCGGCGGGGGTGGCTGTGGTGGCCGTGCTCGTAACGGCCGTGTCCGCGACGGCCGTGCGTCCGGCGCCGTGCGGAAGGCCGGTGCTCGGGGCACCCTGGACGCCTACCGGCAGGTGGTCGCTCTCACCGGGGCGGCGCTGCCGGTGGTGTCGTTCCTGGGGCGGTTGCCCGTGGCGGTGATCCAGTTCGGGAGTGTCCTGCTGGTCAGCCGGACCAGCGGGTCGATCGCGACCGGGGGCGCCGTCGCGTGTGCGCTGGCGCTCGGGCAGGTGGGCGCGGGGCCGTTCGTCGGGCGGCTCGCGGACCGGAGGGGGCAACGGCCCGTGGTCCTCGCCTTCGCGGTGCTCAACGCCCTCTGTGTGGCCGCGTACACGCTCGGCGCGCTCCTGGGGCCGCCCACCCCCGCGCTGCTCCTCCTGGGCGTCCTGGCGGGCGCCAGCGTGCCGGGGATCGGGCCGCTCGCCCGGGCCCGCGTCGTGCGCCTCGTGCGCGACGAGGGCGGGGACGCGCGGCTCGTCGGGACCGCGCTGTCCCTGGAGTCGACGATGGACGAGCTGTCGTTCGTGCTCGGCCCCGCCCTCGTGGGCCTCGCCGCCCTCGCGGGCCACCCGGCGTACGCGTTCGCCGCCGCGGCCCTCCTGGTCGCGGTCTGCGGCACGGCCTTCGCCCTGCACCCGACCGCGCGGGCGGCGCGGCCCGAGGAGCGGACCGCCCCGCGCGCACGGGCGCGGGGCGGGCGGCTGCCGCGCGAGGTGTACGTCGTCCGGACCGGCCTGGCCTTCCTCGGCGTGCTGCTCGGCGCCTGCGGGGCCGGGATCACCGCGCTCACCGAGGAGTTGGACGCGGCCGGCCAGGCGGGCCTGGTCTACGCCGCGATGGGCGTCATGAGCGCGGTCGTCGGGCTGGCGATGGCCGCGGTGCCGGACCGCTTCGGGCTGCACGCCCGCTGGCGCGTCGCCACGGCAGCCGCCGCGCTGCTCGCCCTGCCGCTGGTGTGGACCCACAGCATGCCGGGCCTGTACGCCGTCGTGACCGTCTTCGGCGCCGTCTACGCCCCGAACCTCATCACCGGCTTCGCCCTCACCGAACGGGCCGTGCCGCAGGCGCGCCTCGCCGAGGGCATGACGTTCGCGGCGAGCGCCTTCGTCGGCGGCCAGGCCGTCACGCTCGCCGTGGCCGGGCGCCTCGCCGAGACGCACGGGGCGGACGCCGCCTTCGCGCTCGGCAGCGCCGCCGCGGCCGTGGCCTTCGGGGTGGCGCTGCTCGCCCGTCCGGGCCGTTGA
- the glgX gene encoding glycogen debranching protein GlgX, which produces MQVWPGQAYPLGATYDGAGTNFAVFSEAADRLELCLLHDDGSETAVELRESDAFVRHAYLPGIMPGQRYGFRAHGPYDPARGLRLNSAKLLLDPYAHAVSGAVDWGEEVYGYHFGSPDERNDLDSAPHMMTSVVVNPYFDWGDDRPPRTPYNETVIYEAHVKGLTMLHPELPDELRGTYAALAHPAVIEHLTALGVTALELMPVHQFVNDHRLVDLGLNNYWGYNTIGFFAPHNAYASWGDRGEQVLEFKSAVRALHAAGIEVILDVVYNHTAEGNHLGPTLSFRGLDNASYYRLTDDRRYYMDTTGTGNSLLMRNPHVLQLIMDSLRHWVTEMHVDGFRFDLAATLARQFHEVDRLSSFFDLVQQDPVVSQVKLIAEPWDVGEGGYQVGNFPPLWTEWNGKYRDTVRDLWRGEPRTLAEFASRLTGSSDLYQDDGRRPLASINFVTCHDGFTLHDLVAYNDKHNEANGEDNQDGESHNRSWNCGVEGETDDPDVLALRARQLRNFVATLMLSQGVPMLSHGDEFARTQGGNNNAYCQDNEVAWVRWPDGESTLLEFTRAMTWLRRDHAVLRRRRFFHGRPVEGTHDELSDISWFTPEGEEMTQDDWDAAQARALTVFLNGNAISEPGERGERITDDSFLLMFNASADPLDFVVPVNQGAQWQVVVDTAREDGVPPGTGEKVRAGERVTLVDRSLVVLQRPV; this is translated from the coding sequence ATGCAGGTCTGGCCAGGGCAGGCGTATCCGCTCGGCGCCACGTACGACGGCGCCGGCACCAATTTCGCGGTCTTCTCCGAGGCCGCCGACAGACTGGAGCTGTGTCTCCTGCACGACGACGGCTCGGAGACCGCCGTCGAGCTGCGCGAATCCGACGCCTTCGTGCGCCACGCCTACCTGCCCGGGATCATGCCGGGCCAGCGGTACGGCTTTCGCGCGCACGGTCCGTACGACCCCGCGCGCGGGCTGCGGCTGAACTCGGCGAAGCTGCTCCTCGATCCGTACGCGCACGCCGTGAGCGGCGCCGTCGACTGGGGCGAGGAGGTGTACGGCTACCACTTCGGCTCCCCGGACGAGCGCAACGACCTGGACTCGGCGCCGCACATGATGACGTCCGTGGTGGTCAACCCGTACTTCGACTGGGGCGACGACCGCCCGCCGCGCACGCCGTACAACGAGACCGTCATCTACGAAGCCCACGTCAAGGGCCTCACGATGCTGCACCCCGAGCTGCCCGACGAGCTGCGCGGCACGTACGCCGCCCTCGCGCACCCGGCGGTCATCGAGCATCTGACGGCGCTCGGGGTCACCGCCCTGGAACTGATGCCGGTCCACCAGTTCGTGAACGACCACCGGCTCGTCGACCTCGGCCTGAACAACTACTGGGGCTACAACACCATCGGCTTCTTCGCGCCCCACAACGCCTACGCCTCCTGGGGCGACCGGGGCGAGCAGGTCCTGGAGTTCAAGTCGGCGGTGCGGGCGCTGCACGCGGCGGGGATCGAGGTGATCCTGGACGTGGTGTACAACCACACGGCCGAGGGCAACCACCTGGGCCCGACGCTGTCCTTCCGGGGCCTGGACAACGCCTCGTACTACCGCCTCACCGACGACCGCCGCTACTACATGGACACCACGGGGACCGGCAACTCGCTCCTGATGCGCAACCCCCACGTCCTCCAGCTGATCATGGACTCGCTGCGGCACTGGGTCACCGAGATGCACGTGGACGGCTTCCGCTTCGACCTCGCGGCGACCCTCGCCCGGCAGTTCCACGAGGTGGACCGGCTCTCCTCGTTCTTCGACCTGGTGCAGCAGGACCCCGTGGTCAGCCAGGTGAAGCTGATCGCCGAGCCGTGGGACGTCGGCGAGGGCGGCTACCAGGTGGGCAACTTCCCGCCGCTGTGGACGGAGTGGAACGGCAAGTACCGCGACACGGTGCGGGATCTGTGGCGCGGCGAGCCGCGCACGCTCGCGGAGTTCGCGTCCCGGCTCACCGGCTCCTCCGACCTGTACCAGGACGACGGGCGCCGGCCGCTGGCCTCGATCAACTTCGTCACCTGCCACGACGGGTTCACGCTGCACGACCTGGTCGCGTACAACGACAAGCACAACGAAGCCAACGGCGAGGACAACCAGGACGGCGAGAGCCACAACCGGTCGTGGAACTGCGGCGTCGAGGGCGAGACCGACGACCCGGACGTCCTCGCGCTGCGCGCCCGCCAGCTCCGCAACTTCGTCGCCACCCTGATGCTGTCCCAGGGCGTGCCGATGCTCAGCCACGGCGACGAGTTCGCCCGCACCCAGGGCGGCAACAACAACGCCTACTGCCAGGACAACGAGGTCGCCTGGGTGCGCTGGCCCGACGGCGAAAGCACCCTGCTCGAGTTCACACGCGCGATGACGTGGCTGCGGCGCGACCACGCCGTCCTGCGCAGACGCCGGTTCTTCCACGGCCGGCCCGTCGAGGGCACCCACGACGAGCTGTCCGACATCTCCTGGTTCACGCCCGAGGGCGAGGAGATGACGCAGGACGACTGGGACGCGGCGCAGGCGCGGGCCCTGACGGTGTTCCTCAACGGCAACGCGATCTCCGAGCCCGGAGAGCGCGGCGAACGCATCACCGACGACTCGTTCCTGCTGATGTTCAACGCCTCCGCCGACCCCCTCGACTTCGTGGTGCCGGTGAACCAGGGGGCGCAGTGGCAGGTGGTGGTGGACACCGCGCGTGAGGACGGTGTGCCGCCGGGGACAGGCGAGAAGGTGCGGGCGGGCGAGCGGGTGACGCTGGTCGACCGCAGCCTCGTGGTGCTGCAGCGTCCGGTGTGA
- a CDS encoding phosphotransferase enzyme family protein: protein MDEARARDVLDSAGLAGGPGVRAELLSLGENAVFAVGDLVVKVGRQAPELLDRARRELAVAEWLRASGVPAVRAAEPKPWFVGGHPLTLWHRLPAAVRPAGPADLAELLRLVHALPAPSFRLPRRELLGGVERWLRLAGDAIDPEDAAYLRARRDGFAAAAVALVPRLTPGPLHGDALPRNVLVGPEGPVLVDLETFSSDLREHDLVVMALSRDRYGLGDDAYDEFTRVYGWDVREWEGCSVLRGARETASCAWVAQHAPANPRALAEFRRRVASLRDADPTVRWHPF from the coding sequence ATGGACGAGGCACGGGCACGGGACGTACTGGACTCCGCGGGGCTCGCGGGCGGCCCCGGCGTCCGCGCCGAGCTGCTCTCTCTCGGCGAGAACGCGGTGTTCGCCGTGGGCGACCTCGTGGTGAAGGTCGGCAGGCAGGCACCGGAGCTCCTCGACCGGGCGCGGCGGGAGCTGGCCGTCGCCGAGTGGCTGCGGGCGTCCGGGGTGCCGGCCGTGCGGGCCGCCGAGCCCAAGCCGTGGTTCGTCGGCGGACATCCGCTGACGCTGTGGCACCGGCTGCCCGCGGCCGTGCGCCCCGCTGGGCCCGCCGACCTCGCCGAGCTCCTGCGGCTCGTGCACGCCCTGCCCGCGCCCTCCTTCCGGCTGCCCCGGCGTGAGTTGCTCGGCGGGGTCGAGCGGTGGCTGCGGCTCGCCGGGGACGCGATCGACCCGGAGGACGCCGCGTATCTGCGGGCGCGGCGGGACGGGTTCGCCGCGGCCGCCGTCGCGCTCGTGCCGCGCCTCACGCCCGGGCCCCTGCACGGGGACGCGCTGCCGCGCAACGTCCTCGTCGGGCCCGAGGGGCCCGTCCTCGTGGACCTCGAGACCTTCTCCTCCGACCTGCGCGAGCACGATCTCGTCGTCATGGCCCTCTCCCGGGACCGGTACGGGCTCGGGGACGACGCCTATGACGAGTTCACCCGGGTCTACGGGTGGGACGTGCGGGAGTGGGAGGGCTGCTCCGTGCTGCGCGGGGCGCGGGAGACGGCGAGCTGCGCGTGGGTCGCGCAGCACGCGCCCGCCAATCCGCGGGCGTTGGCCGAATTCCGCCGCCGCGTGGCCTCTCTCCGGGACGCCGACCCGACGGTGCGGTGGCATCCGTTCTGA
- a CDS encoding SAV2148 family HEPN domain-containing protein has product MSSGGRELPPGDEGHEEGSANVPPAAVSLARPVDMASQIGPELDWGADAWREVRTRAQRAGRAYIWLNLVEQRLRAVVAAVLRPVYEPVHADDWVVAAAGPAGQEWVQRAVAVREVSRRKGYLLDPADDNVLSFLTLPQLRELMVQHWPCFEPYLDDRREVELALDELEVTRNVVSRNRALSPTVLAQAERASARLLEILGAGSDTPSSRRLPVDAVEQLVGDRYADVVGVHTDRVRLLRQFPAEDLFGEARRVDAIGIGLNLLVQNFSGRRLVRLAESGCRVRLLFLNPASSAVKRRERELGLKRGELSRSVETNILHMRRVRSRLRDPGAFEIQVFDETPRFTAYLVDGDGADGIAVVQSYLRRTRGMEVPVLVLRGGGRVVKPGDHGEHGLFATYREEFETAWADSRPVS; this is encoded by the coding sequence GTGAGCTCGGGTGGGCGGGAACTGCCCCCTGGTGACGAGGGTCACGAGGAGGGCTCCGCCAATGTCCCGCCAGCGGCCGTGTCCTTGGCACGTCCGGTGGACATGGCATCGCAGATCGGCCCCGAGCTCGACTGGGGCGCCGACGCCTGGCGCGAGGTGCGCACCCGCGCACAGCGGGCCGGGCGGGCCTACATCTGGCTGAATCTCGTGGAACAGCGGCTGCGCGCGGTCGTGGCCGCTGTTCTGCGCCCCGTCTACGAACCCGTCCACGCCGACGACTGGGTCGTCGCCGCGGCGGGCCCGGCCGGGCAGGAGTGGGTGCAGCGGGCGGTCGCCGTCCGGGAGGTGAGCCGCCGCAAGGGCTACCTCCTCGACCCGGCCGACGACAACGTCCTCAGCTTCCTGACGCTGCCGCAGCTGCGGGAGCTGATGGTCCAGCACTGGCCGTGCTTCGAGCCCTACCTGGACGACCGGCGCGAGGTCGAACTCGCCCTGGACGAACTGGAGGTCACCCGCAACGTCGTCTCCCGCAACCGCGCCCTGTCGCCGACGGTCCTCGCCCAGGCCGAACGCGCCTCCGCCCGGCTCCTGGAGATCCTCGGCGCGGGCTCCGACACCCCCTCCTCGCGGCGCCTGCCCGTCGACGCCGTCGAGCAACTGGTCGGCGACCGGTACGCCGACGTGGTCGGGGTGCACACCGACCGGGTGCGCCTGCTTCGCCAGTTCCCCGCCGAGGACCTGTTCGGCGAGGCCCGCCGCGTCGACGCCATCGGGATAGGCCTCAACCTGCTGGTCCAGAACTTCTCCGGGCGCCGTCTCGTGCGGCTCGCCGAGTCCGGCTGCCGGGTGCGGCTGCTGTTCCTGAACCCCGCGAGCAGCGCCGTCAAGCGACGCGAGCGGGAACTCGGACTCAAACGGGGCGAGCTCAGTCGCTCCGTCGAGACCAACATCCTGCACATGCGGCGGGTGCGGTCCCGGCTGCGGGACCCCGGCGCCTTCGAGATCCAGGTCTTCGACGAGACGCCGCGCTTCACGGCCTACCTGGTCGACGGGGACGGGGCGGACGGCATCGCGGTCGTCCAGTCCTACCTCCGCCGCACCCGCGGCATGGAGGTGCCCGTGCTGGTGCTGCGCGGCGGCGGCAGGGTGGTGAAGCCGGGCGACCACGGCGAGCACGGGCTCTTCGCGACCTACCGGGAGGAGTTCGAGACGGCGTGGGCGGACTCGCGCCCGGTGTCGTGA
- a CDS encoding Tat pathway signal sequence domain protein, whose amino-acid sequence MGELVRRHLGKVVTGGALAVVATAAMVVVTLPEGAGAGDRGDRSTAAGSARQDAIAPDGVVEDAPEEGDKGIGSDPLTDAETERAEKAALNSNGLRSSARDVEGDRGPQRLSTNLAENDPAEGADAARRAQIVYYDYKKDAAITKTVNLETGKVESTNSAHNVQPPPTKDELAEATRLLIADPLGKGLKQDYKKATGKDLTGPGDLDLSGFVFSKQTNLKIPAELSECGRHRCFQVVAKVKRGPWIDTRAFVVDLSSRDVGRLG is encoded by the coding sequence ATGGGCGAACTAGTCAGACGTCATCTGGGGAAGGTCGTGACGGGCGGCGCGCTCGCCGTCGTCGCGACCGCCGCGATGGTCGTCGTCACGCTGCCGGAGGGGGCCGGCGCGGGTGACAGGGGGGACCGCAGCACGGCGGCGGGTTCGGCGCGCCAGGACGCGATCGCGCCCGACGGAGTCGTCGAGGACGCGCCCGAGGAGGGCGACAAGGGCATAGGCAGCGACCCGCTGACCGACGCCGAGACCGAGCGCGCCGAGAAGGCGGCGCTGAACAGCAACGGCCTGCGCTCCAGCGCGCGGGACGTGGAGGGCGACCGCGGGCCGCAGCGGCTCTCCACGAACCTCGCCGAGAACGACCCCGCCGAGGGCGCCGACGCCGCGCGCCGCGCGCAGATCGTGTACTACGACTACAAGAAGGACGCGGCGATCACCAAGACGGTCAATCTGGAGACCGGCAAGGTGGAGTCCACGAACTCGGCGCACAACGTGCAGCCGCCGCCCACCAAGGACGAGCTGGCCGAGGCCACCCGGCTGCTGATCGCCGACCCGCTCGGCAAGGGCCTGAAGCAGGACTACAAGAAGGCCACCGGCAAGGACCTCACCGGCCCCGGCGACCTCGACCTGAGCGGCTTCGTCTTCAGCAAGCAGACGAACCTGAAGATCCCCGCGGAGCTCTCCGAGTGCGGCAGGCACCGGTGCTTCCAGGTCGTCGCGAAGGTCAAGCGCGGCCCGTGGATCGACACCCGCGCCTTCGTCGTGGACCTCAGCTCGCGCGACGTGGGCCGCCTGGGCTGA